Proteins found in one Gordonia sp. PDNC005 genomic segment:
- a CDS encoding PucR family transcriptional regulator — MPVTVRWLLRHPELHLAAAGGSDDLSREIDFVVTTELADPAQWLSGGELVLTTGIGLLDRTGAVADRAGCDRYVQRLVERGIVALGFGVGLTFDDIPQDLVDAAAAARLPLIVVPRPTPFVAIARAVADRSAELQYRAQELAARAQPRMTRAAVSGGAVALLKELATACDGAALLLDDDGRVTQSAPAGVSPAVMRAVGEQVRGHRTSSAVTIGAETAIVTQPIRVAGRTYGHLAVASRHEPRPTDHVLIGHANSLLALDFDKPHRLDALAVRVNIAVFTLLLGDEPDGAHIQTLAVDAADGHGRVRVLVCRDLGANAGRVAGLLGARLTELRRPAFAVARPDGEVAVLLRGTDGEEAIAGLLGALPRSARRHVRAGVSSSVPLTAVADGYRDAITIAGTALRGGPVADRTSAAGVSLVATTDGRAALDVLSRLLIDPLVAYDDAHGTALTESLRSYLENHGQWETAATDLGVHRHTLRARIAKVETELGVDLGSARVRAELLLALLIRT, encoded by the coding sequence ATGCCGGTGACTGTCCGGTGGCTCCTGCGGCACCCTGAGCTGCACCTGGCCGCCGCGGGCGGCTCTGACGATCTGTCCCGCGAGATCGACTTCGTCGTCACAACTGAGCTCGCCGATCCGGCGCAATGGCTGTCCGGCGGAGAACTCGTGCTCACCACCGGGATCGGTCTGCTCGACCGCACCGGAGCGGTCGCTGACCGGGCCGGATGCGACCGCTACGTTCAACGTCTGGTGGAGCGGGGCATAGTCGCGCTCGGCTTCGGGGTGGGGCTCACCTTCGACGACATTCCCCAGGACTTGGTCGATGCCGCGGCGGCCGCGCGGCTTCCGCTCATCGTGGTCCCGCGACCGACTCCGTTCGTGGCGATAGCGCGGGCCGTCGCCGACCGTTCTGCCGAACTGCAATACCGGGCGCAAGAACTCGCGGCCCGGGCGCAGCCGAGGATGACGCGCGCCGCGGTGTCCGGTGGCGCTGTGGCGTTGCTCAAGGAACTCGCGACTGCCTGCGACGGCGCGGCTCTACTCCTCGACGATGACGGGCGCGTGACGCAAAGCGCCCCCGCAGGCGTTTCGCCCGCCGTGATGCGCGCAGTCGGCGAACAGGTCCGCGGCCATCGGACGTCGTCCGCCGTCACCATCGGCGCCGAGACGGCCATCGTCACCCAGCCGATCCGGGTCGCCGGCCGCACCTACGGGCATCTCGCCGTCGCGTCGCGTCATGAACCGCGACCCACAGACCACGTCTTGATAGGTCACGCCAACTCACTCCTCGCGCTCGACTTCGACAAGCCGCACCGTCTCGATGCACTCGCCGTTCGAGTCAACATCGCGGTTTTCACACTCCTCCTCGGTGACGAACCGGACGGCGCTCACATCCAGACTCTGGCCGTAGACGCCGCGGACGGTCACGGGCGAGTGCGTGTACTGGTGTGCCGGGATCTGGGCGCGAACGCAGGACGAGTCGCCGGGCTGCTGGGCGCTCGCCTCACCGAGCTTCGACGTCCGGCGTTCGCCGTCGCCCGGCCCGACGGTGAAGTCGCCGTCCTGCTCCGCGGCACAGACGGCGAGGAGGCGATCGCCGGGCTGCTGGGCGCGTTGCCGCGATCTGCGCGGCGGCACGTGCGGGCGGGCGTCAGCTCGAGCGTTCCGCTCACCGCAGTCGCCGACGGGTACCGCGACGCGATCACCATCGCAGGCACCGCACTCCGGGGTGGGCCGGTCGCGGACCGGACCTCGGCGGCCGGTGTGTCTCTGGTGGCGACGACGGACGGACGAGCCGCGCTCGACGTCCTGTCACGCCTGCTGATCGATCCGCTCGTCGCCTATGACGACGCACACGGCACAGCGTTGACGGAGTCGCTGCGGTCCTACCTCGAAAATCACGGGCAGTGGGAGACCGCGGCGACCGACCTCGGTGTGCATCGCCACACGCTGCGCGCGCGGATCGCGAAGGTCGAGACCGAACTCGGCGTCGACCTGGGATCCGCGCGCGTCCGTGCCGAACTGCTGCTCGCGTTGCTGATCCGGACGTGA
- a CDS encoding AMP-binding protein — MTKAATGGLAVPRLPQTRAAQAPAAPALADDRIVLTNEGFSDAVATAATHLAAAGVRRGDVVGLLLTNRVELVVALFAAWRLGAAVTPVNPALAVPEVEFQTADAGVRVLVVEPGAQAPSSMTAVECTALLERASGPATLEEDVDGADVALLIYTAGTTGKPKGVMITHHNIDAMTASFIEHFRFTADDHSLLVLPLFHANGVVLGTLTPLRAGGRATIVGRFRPDEFFPAVERHRPTYFSAVPAIYAMLTALPDDVRPATDSVRFGICGAAPMPADLIGRFERRFGIPIVEGYGLSETTTASAINPLDGVRKPGTVGPPLPGQRIRIVDAELRDVPPGESGEVVIAGDVVMAGYLNRPEATAETIVDGWLRTGDVGRIDEDGYLQLVDRVKDMIIRGGENIYPKEIEAQIYHDPGVFEVAVIGRPHEILGEVPVAYVSFRAEATSTVQTIADELRSRIALIKNPVEIIELDDLPKNPVGKIDKPTLRRMDRERPIQG; from the coding sequence GTGACCAAGGCCGCCACCGGAGGTCTCGCCGTCCCGCGTCTTCCCCAGACGCGGGCGGCGCAGGCGCCCGCGGCGCCCGCTCTCGCCGACGACCGGATCGTGCTGACGAACGAGGGTTTCTCGGACGCAGTGGCCACTGCCGCCACTCACCTCGCCGCAGCCGGAGTCCGACGGGGTGACGTAGTCGGACTCCTCCTGACCAATCGGGTCGAGCTTGTCGTCGCATTGTTCGCGGCCTGGCGACTGGGCGCTGCGGTGACACCGGTGAACCCCGCGCTCGCCGTCCCCGAGGTCGAGTTCCAGACCGCCGACGCGGGCGTACGGGTCCTCGTCGTCGAACCTGGCGCACAGGCGCCCTCCTCGATGACAGCCGTCGAATGCACGGCGCTGCTGGAGCGCGCATCCGGACCCGCCACACTGGAGGAGGACGTAGACGGGGCCGACGTCGCACTGCTCATCTACACGGCAGGCACCACGGGAAAGCCCAAGGGCGTGATGATCACGCACCACAACATCGATGCGATGACCGCGTCGTTCATCGAGCATTTCCGATTCACCGCCGACGATCACAGCCTGCTGGTTCTGCCGCTGTTCCACGCGAACGGCGTTGTGCTCGGTACCCTCACTCCCCTGCGTGCCGGCGGACGAGCGACGATCGTGGGCAGATTCCGGCCCGACGAGTTCTTCCCCGCTGTGGAACGTCATCGTCCGACATACTTCTCGGCCGTACCGGCCATCTACGCGATGCTGACGGCACTCCCCGACGACGTGCGACCGGCGACGGACTCGGTGCGTTTCGGGATCTGCGGCGCCGCGCCGATGCCCGCCGACCTGATCGGACGATTCGAGCGGCGCTTCGGGATTCCGATCGTCGAGGGATACGGGTTGTCGGAGACGACGACGGCGTCGGCGATCAACCCGCTCGACGGCGTCCGCAAGCCCGGAACTGTCGGTCCACCGCTCCCCGGCCAACGGATCCGGATCGTGGACGCTGAGCTCCGCGACGTGCCACCGGGTGAGTCGGGTGAGGTCGTGATCGCGGGAGACGTGGTGATGGCCGGTTACCTGAATCGACCGGAGGCCACGGCGGAGACGATCGTCGACGGATGGTTGCGGACCGGAGACGTCGGCCGGATCGACGAGGACGGCTACCTGCAACTCGTGGACCGGGTGAAGGACATGATCATCCGCGGCGGCGAGAACATCTATCCGAAGGAGATCGAGGCGCAGATCTATCACGATCCCGGGGTGTTCGAGGTCGCGGTTATCGGACGGCCGCACGAGATCCTGGGCGAGGTGCCCGTGGCCTACGTGTCGTTCCGGGCCGAGGCGACGTCAACTGTCCAAACCATCGCGGACGAGCTCCGAAGCCGCATCGCGCTGATCAAGAATCCCGTCGAGATCATCGAGTTGGACGACCTCCCGAAGAACCCGGTGGGCAAGATCGACAAGCCGACATTGCGTCGGATGGACCGCGAGCGCCCGATCCAGGGTTGA
- a CDS encoding DUF5938 domain-containing protein has product MTSKPVVVYGASGYTGRLVCEFLRQYNVPFTAAGRNADTLTESMNSHVPGIETADYEVVAVEHTVDALTDLFRGSSVVLNTVGPFMKLGDPVVEAALAVGAHYTDTTGEQDWIIHLDEAFGERYAAAGLLLAPGIAQMYTTGEIAAQIALETPGLDTLDIAVFWGGSPTIASTRTILVNAAGGAAYHLEENQYVPFDPAQGLVPLVVPGQHELAQSLPWGGTSHPVWFKRDPRVSTCKAQGGVFNAALMHGVPVIVADALEATKDMTPDERDAALDAVAAQVMNSMPPRENPRLNKSLDSVHASGPLGRAHVVIHGNSNYQQTGLLQAYAAYSLLQQPPRRVGLASGCQAFGHRELEGVLRSFGFISPPVVTVQQ; this is encoded by the coding sequence ATGACCAGCAAGCCAGTAGTCGTCTACGGAGCGTCCGGTTACACGGGCAGACTCGTGTGCGAGTTCCTTCGGCAGTACAACGTCCCGTTCACCGCTGCGGGACGCAACGCCGACACCCTCACCGAATCGATGAACTCACATGTGCCGGGCATCGAGACCGCCGACTACGAGGTGGTCGCAGTCGAGCACACCGTCGACGCCCTCACCGACCTGTTCCGCGGGAGCTCGGTCGTCCTCAACACCGTCGGTCCCTTCATGAAGCTCGGCGACCCGGTGGTCGAAGCGGCGTTGGCCGTCGGCGCGCACTACACCGACACCACCGGCGAGCAGGACTGGATCATCCACCTCGACGAGGCGTTCGGGGAGCGCTACGCGGCAGCCGGACTGCTACTGGCCCCGGGCATCGCGCAGATGTACACGACCGGCGAGATCGCGGCGCAGATCGCACTCGAGACGCCCGGCCTCGACACCCTCGACATCGCCGTGTTCTGGGGAGGCAGCCCGACAATCGCCTCCACGCGCACCATCCTGGTCAATGCTGCAGGCGGCGCGGCGTATCACCTCGAAGAGAACCAGTACGTCCCCTTCGATCCCGCCCAGGGCCTGGTCCCGCTGGTGGTTCCGGGTCAGCACGAACTCGCCCAGTCACTTCCATGGGGTGGAACCTCGCATCCCGTCTGGTTCAAGCGCGATCCCCGCGTCTCGACGTGCAAGGCTCAGGGCGGAGTGTTCAACGCCGCACTCATGCACGGCGTGCCCGTGATCGTCGCGGATGCGCTCGAAGCCACCAAGGACATGACACCGGACGAACGTGACGCCGCCCTCGACGCCGTCGCCGCCCAGGTGATGAACTCGATGCCGCCGCGCGAGAACCCACGGCTCAACAAGTCCCTCGACTCCGTTCACGCGTCCGGTCCACTCGGCCGCGCGCACGTGGTGATCCACGGCAACAGCAACTACCAGCAGACGGGCCTCCTCCAGGCGTACGCCGCATACAGTCTGCTGCAGCAGCCGCCGCGCCGAGTGGGACTGGCGTCGGGATGCCAAGCCTTCGGCCACCGTGAACTCGAGGGAGTGCTGCGCTCCTTCGGTTTCATCTCGCCGCCGGTCGTCACGGTGCAGCAGTGA
- a CDS encoding SDR family oxidoreductase codes for MTALDLTGRRVLVTGGAQGLGEGMAQALAAAGAHVVIADLQDDAAAGVATALGESHGSVHLDVTDEDSWISAVTSATETLGGLDVLVNNAGIEISNLITEITPDEIRRQLDVNVLGTALGVKHGLRAMRPGGQAGQGGTIINVASVAATIAFPGISIYSATKSAIDRLTRVAAMESGKLGYGVRVNCIYPGLVPTAMGAGLANDMAELGLFGSADEAVEAVVGLTPSGRLGEVRDMADAVVFLASDASRFVNGIGLPVDGGMGM; via the coding sequence ATGACCGCACTCGACCTCACCGGCCGCCGCGTACTCGTCACCGGCGGCGCCCAAGGACTCGGCGAAGGAATGGCCCAGGCGCTCGCCGCAGCCGGTGCTCACGTCGTCATCGCCGACCTGCAGGACGACGCCGCCGCAGGCGTCGCAACCGCACTCGGCGAAAGCCACGGATCGGTCCACCTCGACGTGACCGACGAGGACAGCTGGATCTCCGCGGTGACGTCCGCGACGGAGACTCTCGGCGGTCTTGACGTTCTCGTCAACAACGCCGGAATCGAGATCAGCAATCTGATCACCGAGATCACCCCGGACGAGATCCGCCGCCAACTCGACGTCAACGTCCTCGGGACCGCACTCGGCGTGAAGCACGGACTGCGGGCGATGCGGCCCGGCGGTCAGGCAGGACAGGGCGGCACGATCATCAACGTCGCATCGGTCGCCGCCACCATCGCCTTCCCCGGCATCTCCATCTACTCCGCGACCAAGTCGGCCATCGACCGGCTGACCAGGGTGGCCGCGATGGAATCGGGAAAGCTCGGCTACGGCGTCCGCGTCAACTGCATCTACCCGGGGCTGGTCCCCACCGCGATGGGCGCAGGACTGGCCAACGACATGGCCGAGCTCGGCCTGTTCGGCTCTGCCGACGAGGCCGTCGAGGCAGTCGTCGGCCTCACCCCGAGCGGCCGACTCGGCGAAGTCCGCGACATGGCCGACGCCGTCGTCTTCCTCGCGTCCGATGCTTCTCGCTTCGTCAACGGGATCGGGCTCCCCGTCGACGGCGGTATGGGCATGTGA
- a CDS encoding TetR/AcrR family transcriptional regulator, with the protein MTAETIDRSESSAPAERGVARRSSKVAAKRDELARAAFRTLSELGYAGTSLREIAANSEYSHGVLHYYFADKLELIAHCVALYKRECVAAYDDILDDVADAEMLRRRFSDRLVATMTEDLPTHKLWYDLRIQAMFEPSLRDGVREIDAELESMIWRVVDRCAALEGTTPILDSAGVYAALDGPFERAVRRLATGESAAAADLSAQLDTLLAAVVPAPS; encoded by the coding sequence ATGACCGCAGAGACGATCGATCGTTCCGAGTCGTCCGCGCCGGCGGAGCGCGGTGTGGCACGGAGGTCGTCCAAGGTTGCGGCCAAGCGAGACGAGTTGGCGAGAGCGGCTTTCCGGACGCTCTCCGAACTCGGGTACGCGGGCACGAGCCTGCGGGAGATCGCTGCCAACTCCGAATACAGCCATGGCGTGCTGCATTACTACTTCGCGGACAAGCTTGAACTGATCGCGCACTGTGTCGCCCTCTACAAACGCGAGTGCGTCGCCGCCTACGACGACATCCTCGACGACGTCGCGGACGCCGAGATGCTCCGTCGTCGGTTCTCGGATCGACTGGTCGCAACGATGACCGAGGATCTGCCAACCCATAAACTCTGGTACGACCTGCGAATTCAAGCGATGTTCGAACCGTCGTTGCGGGACGGAGTGCGCGAGATCGACGCAGAACTCGAATCCATGATCTGGCGGGTCGTGGACAGGTGCGCAGCGCTCGAGGGCACGACTCCGATTCTCGACTCCGCGGGTGTCTACGCGGCGCTCGACGGGCCCTTCGAGCGGGCGGTCCGAAGGCTCGCGACGGGGGAGTCCGCGGCGGCCGCAGACCTGTCCGCACAGCTCGACACGCTGCTCGCCGCGGTAGTTCCGGCGCCGTCGTAA
- the nucS gene encoding endonuclease NucS, with translation MRLVIAECKVEYVGRLTAFLPMAKRLILFKSDGSVSIHADDRAYKPLNWMTPPCWTTEEPAPEESDAQAVWVVTNKAGEQLRITVASIDHDSLHELGLDPGLVKDGVEAHLQELLAEHVTTLGDGYTLIRREYMTPIGPVDLLCRDADGQTVAVEIKRRGEIDGVEQLTRYLELLNRDTTIAPVAGVFAAQVIKPQAKTLANDRGIRCVTLDYDRLRGTESTEFRLF, from the coding sequence GTGCGCCTAGTGATTGCCGAATGCAAGGTCGAATACGTCGGACGCCTCACCGCGTTCCTGCCGATGGCGAAGCGGTTGATCCTCTTCAAATCGGACGGTTCGGTCAGCATCCACGCCGACGATCGCGCCTACAAGCCGCTGAACTGGATGACTCCGCCGTGCTGGACCACCGAAGAGCCTGCACCGGAGGAGTCCGACGCTCAGGCGGTGTGGGTGGTCACGAACAAGGCGGGCGAGCAGCTTCGGATCACGGTCGCGTCGATCGATCACGACTCGTTGCACGAGCTGGGACTGGACCCGGGTCTGGTGAAGGACGGCGTCGAGGCACACCTCCAGGAACTCCTCGCCGAACATGTGACGACTCTCGGCGACGGCTACACCCTGATCCGACGCGAATACATGACGCCGATCGGTCCTGTTGATCTGCTCTGCCGCGACGCAGACGGACAGACGGTGGCGGTTGAGATCAAACGGCGCGGCGAGATCGACGGGGTGGAGCAGCTGACTCGTTACCTCGAGTTGCTCAACCGTGACACCACGATCGCACCGGTCGCCGGAGTCTTTGCGGCGCAGGTGATCAAACCGCAGGCGAAGACTCTCGCCAACGACCGCGGGATCCGTTGTGTGACACTCGATTACGACCGTCTCCGCGGCACGGAGAGCACAGAGTTCCGTCTGTTCTGA
- the mce gene encoding methylmalonyl-CoA epimerase translates to MSNSASDPVNNATSGSTLASVSDLVVGIDHVGIAVADLDASAKWYLDNFGFENLHEEINEEQGVREAMVGPRGGTGALIQLLAPLNEQSTIAKFIDRNGPGLQQMAVRVTDLDAVSERLTAAGVRLLYPQPKRGTADSRINFVHPKDAGGVLLELVEPAATAH, encoded by the coding sequence ATGAGCAACTCCGCATCCGATCCTGTGAACAACGCCACCTCGGGCAGCACCCTGGCATCCGTCTCCGACCTCGTCGTCGGCATCGATCACGTCGGCATCGCCGTCGCGGATCTCGACGCATCGGCGAAGTGGTACCTCGACAACTTCGGCTTCGAGAATCTCCACGAGGAGATCAACGAGGAGCAGGGCGTCCGCGAGGCGATGGTCGGCCCGCGCGGCGGAACCGGGGCGCTCATCCAACTGCTCGCACCCCTGAACGAGCAGTCGACGATCGCGAAGTTCATCGACCGCAACGGACCCGGCCTTCAGCAGATGGCTGTCCGCGTCACCGACCTCGACGCCGTCTCCGAGCGTCTGACCGCCGCGGGCGTTCGCCTCCTCTACCCGCAGCCCAAGCGCGGAACAGCCGATTCGCGCATCAACTTCGTGCACCCGAAGGACGCGGGCGGCGTGCTGCTCGAGCTGGTCGAACCCGCCGCCACCGCCCACTGA
- a CDS encoding acetyl-CoA C-acetyltransferase: MAPMSDNTTVIVSGARTPLGRLQGSLKDFSGVDLGAVAVKAALERGNVDPAVVDYVIMGQVLTAGAGQMPARQTSVKAGIGWDVPALSINKMCLSGIDSIALADQLIRAGEFDVVVAGGQESMTQAPHVLPGSRGGFKYGNTELVDHMAFDGLHDAFTDQPMGLLTEQGNDTDGYTREQQDEFAARSHRLAAQAIANGVFDNEIVPVEIPQRKGDPVQFSTDEGVRADTTVESLGRLRPAFRKDGTITAGSASQISDGACAVVVMSKSKAEELGLTWLAEIGAHGVVAGPDSSLQLQPANAIKKACEREGISPADLDLIEINEAFAAVGLASTDALGVDPEIVNVNGGAIALGHPIGTSGARITLHLVLELARRGGGVGAAALCGAGGQGDALIVRVPKA, from the coding sequence TTGGCTCCAATGTCCGACAACACCACCGTCATCGTCTCCGGCGCTCGCACGCCGCTCGGTCGCCTGCAGGGATCCCTCAAGGACTTCTCCGGCGTCGACCTCGGCGCAGTCGCAGTGAAGGCTGCACTCGAGCGCGGAAACGTCGACCCCGCAGTCGTCGACTACGTGATCATGGGCCAGGTTCTCACCGCGGGCGCCGGCCAGATGCCTGCACGTCAGACGTCGGTCAAGGCGGGCATCGGATGGGACGTCCCGGCTCTGTCGATCAACAAGATGTGCCTGTCGGGCATCGACTCGATCGCTCTCGCTGATCAGTTGATCCGCGCAGGCGAGTTCGACGTCGTCGTCGCAGGCGGCCAGGAGTCGATGACTCAGGCCCCGCACGTTCTGCCGGGCAGCCGCGGCGGCTTCAAGTACGGCAACACCGAACTCGTCGACCACATGGCGTTCGACGGCCTGCACGACGCCTTCACCGATCAGCCGATGGGTCTCTTGACCGAGCAGGGCAATGACACCGACGGCTACACCCGTGAGCAGCAGGACGAGTTCGCTGCACGCAGCCACCGCCTCGCCGCGCAGGCCATCGCGAACGGCGTCTTCGACAACGAGATCGTTCCCGTCGAGATTCCGCAGCGCAAGGGCGACCCGGTGCAGTTCAGCACCGACGAGGGGGTCCGCGCCGACACCACCGTCGAGTCACTCGGCCGCCTGCGCCCGGCCTTCCGCAAGGACGGCACCATCACCGCCGGTTCGGCATCGCAGATCTCCGACGGTGCGTGCGCAGTGGTCGTGATGAGCAAGAGCAAGGCGGAGGAGCTCGGTCTCACCTGGCTCGCCGAGATCGGCGCCCACGGTGTTGTCGCAGGCCCGGATTCGTCGCTGCAGCTGCAGCCGGCCAACGCAATCAAGAAGGCGTGCGAGAGGGAGGGCATCAGCCCGGCCGATTTGGATCTCATCGAGATCAACGAGGCGTTCGCCGCGGTCGGTCTCGCCTCCACCGACGCACTCGGTGTCGACCCGGAGATCGTCAACGTGAACGGCGGCGCGATCGCGCTCGGTCACCCGATCGGAACCTCCGGCGCCCGCATCACGCTTCACCTCGTGCTCGAACTGGCCCGCCGCGGTGGCGGTGTCGGCGCAGCGGCACTCTGTGGTGCAGGCGGCCAGGGCGACGCCCTGATCGTGCGCGTCCCGAAGGCGTGA
- a CDS encoding DUF3817 domain-containing protein, producing the protein MKDFFTLTTPARVFRFVAVIEAITWAALLIGMGFKYIGGIDSAVRIPGMAHGGVFVVYLIVTVVAASSLKWWTERPTLSLRIKGIGADVRVPVILLALIASIPPFFTVWFEVWARRNGHLGELSASADTPDDERDRVSA; encoded by the coding sequence ATGAAAGACTTCTTCACACTCACCACTCCCGCTAGGGTGTTCCGGTTCGTCGCCGTCATCGAGGCGATCACCTGGGCCGCGCTACTCATCGGGATGGGCTTCAAGTACATCGGCGGGATCGACTCGGCGGTTCGGATCCCGGGAATGGCGCACGGCGGTGTGTTCGTCGTCTACTTGATCGTCACGGTGGTCGCGGCGTCGTCCCTGAAGTGGTGGACCGAGCGTCCGACTCTGAGCCTGCGGATCAAGGGCATCGGCGCGGATGTCAGAGTGCCGGTGATCCTGCTGGCCCTCATCGCTTCGATCCCGCCGTTCTTCACGGTGTGGTTCGAGGTGTGGGCGCGCCGAAACGGTCACCTCGGTGAGCTGTCCGCGTCTGCGGACACACCGGATGACGAGCGCGACAGGGTCTCGGCATGA
- a CDS encoding tetratricopeptide repeat protein: MTGPMGARRGIGGAVDLSALAAPKPDPTPPPADGGPSIIEVTEPTFEADVIVRSERELVLLLLWARWSEPSVHLGQTMEQLAVAAGGAWTLALVDVDAAPRIPQAFGAQNVPMVIAMSNQQPVSAFDGAKEPAEIAAWIQDVAAQAGVPIAGAAAEPEPEDDPRMVAAEELLNAGDTDAALAAYEAIAATDGPTSEAASAVRNITFMLRAQQHDPSIISTAAPDDVDGQLAAADVLLLGQRPEQAFDALINLVRLTDGDDRTRARTRLLELFELFDSAEPFVVAARRKLATALY; the protein is encoded by the coding sequence ATGACCGGTCCGATGGGCGCACGTCGTGGCATCGGGGGAGCCGTCGACCTGTCGGCGCTCGCCGCACCCAAGCCTGATCCGACACCGCCGCCCGCCGACGGTGGACCGTCGATCATCGAGGTCACTGAGCCGACATTCGAAGCGGACGTGATCGTCCGGTCCGAACGGGAACTGGTGCTGCTCCTGCTGTGGGCGCGATGGAGTGAGCCGAGCGTCCACCTGGGGCAGACGATGGAACAACTCGCCGTCGCCGCCGGCGGTGCGTGGACGTTGGCACTCGTCGACGTCGACGCCGCACCGCGCATTCCGCAGGCGTTCGGTGCGCAGAATGTGCCGATGGTGATCGCGATGTCGAATCAGCAGCCGGTGTCGGCGTTCGACGGCGCGAAGGAGCCCGCGGAGATCGCGGCGTGGATCCAGGACGTCGCGGCACAGGCGGGTGTCCCGATCGCGGGTGCCGCCGCCGAGCCGGAACCCGAGGACGACCCGCGCATGGTCGCGGCGGAGGAACTCCTCAACGCAGGAGACACCGATGCCGCGCTCGCCGCCTACGAGGCGATCGCCGCGACCGACGGACCGACGTCGGAAGCCGCATCGGCGGTCCGCAACATCACGTTCATGCTGCGGGCTCAGCAGCACGATCCGTCGATCATCTCGACCGCGGCGCCAGACGATGTGGACGGCCAACTCGCGGCCGCCGACGTCCTTCTCCTCGGGCAACGGCCCGAACAGGCCTTCGACGCGCTGATCAACCTGGTACGTCTGACAGACGGCGACGACCGCACGCGCGCTCGCACCCGGCTTCTCGAGCTGTTCGAGCTGTTCGACTCCGCGGAGCCGTTTGTCGTCGCGGCTCGCCGCAAGCTGGCCACCGCCCTGTACTGA